A genome region from Corynebacterium uberis includes the following:
- a CDS encoding sigma-70 family RNA polymerase sigma factor codes for MAHPRHTHATDAQLVAAYVAGDADAFGEIVARHGTRMLWIARRYTSNDHDAYDVLQDALLRASQNLHRFRCEARLTTWLHRLVANSGYDFTQRRCRCEMLTLDDATILPLEANAALSYEPIRQVDLALMLRTALTLVRPDQAIALVLIDAIGYSIDDVAARQHVAPGTIKSRRARARTTLRAALADAA; via the coding sequence ATGGCTCATCCACGCCACACACACGCCACGGACGCCCAGCTCGTCGCCGCCTACGTCGCCGGGGATGCGGATGCGTTCGGCGAGATCGTCGCCCGCCACGGCACCCGCATGCTGTGGATCGCACGCCGCTACACCAGCAACGACCACGACGCCTACGACGTCCTCCAGGACGCCCTGCTGCGCGCCTCCCAAAACCTCCACCGCTTCCGCTGCGAGGCCCGCCTGACCACCTGGCTCCACCGACTGGTGGCCAACTCCGGCTACGACTTCACCCAGCGGCGCTGCCGCTGCGAAATGCTCACCCTCGACGACGCCACCATCCTGCCCCTCGAGGCCAACGCCGCGCTGAGCTACGAGCCGATCCGCCAGGTCGACCTCGCACTCATGCTGCGCACCGCACTCACCCTCGTGCGCCCCGATCAGGCCATCGCGCTCGTGCTCATTGACGCCATCGGCTACTCCATCGATGACGTCGCCGCCCGCCAACACGTCGCCCCCGGCACCATCAAGTCGCGCCGCGCCCGCGCCCGCACCACACTGCGCGCAGCGCTTGCCGACGCCGCCTGA